Proteins from one Mycobacterium sp. SMC-2 genomic window:
- a CDS encoding DUF6350 family protein codes for MKRVSEGADSRPAGARQARDLVRVAFGPALVALVIIAAVTLLQLLIANSDMTGALGAIASMWLAVHQVPISIGGRELGVLPLLPVLLMIWATARGTARATSAYSSWLVVRWVVASALGGPLLIAAIALAVIHDASSVITELQTPSALRAFASVLVVHAVGAAIGVWSRVGRRALAASSLPLWLGDALRAASAGVLALVGLSGMVTAASLVVHWATMQDLYGITDSIFGQFSLTVLSVLYAPNVIVGTSAMAVGSSAHLGFATFSSFTVFGGDIPALPILAAAPRPPLGPVWVALLIIGASSGVAVGQQCARRALPLIPAMAKLLVASVAGALAMSLLAYGGSGRLGNFGDVGVDQGALLIGVFFWFSVVGGITVLMSGGVRARPRRPKPVPAAAEEPADFAEVSDGPDDEPPAEPDDFPGHDAPVSDGGDAPPPEEAGPTATDRESGE; via the coding sequence GTGAAAAGGGTGTCGGAAGGCGCGGACAGCCGGCCAGCGGGCGCTCGCCAGGCGCGTGACCTGGTCCGGGTCGCGTTCGGCCCGGCGCTGGTGGCCCTGGTGATCATCGCCGCGGTCACGCTGCTGCAGTTGCTGATCGCCAACAGCGACATGACCGGGGCGCTGGGCGCAATCGCCAGCATGTGGCTCGCCGTGCACCAGGTGCCGATTTCGATCGGCGGCCGCGAGCTGGGCGTGCTGCCGTTGCTGCCGGTGCTGTTGATGATCTGGGCTACCGCGCGCGGCACGGCCCGGGCCACCTCTGCGTATTCCTCGTGGCTGGTGGTCCGCTGGGTTGTCGCGTCGGCGCTGGGCGGCCCCCTGCTGATCGCGGCGATCGCCCTGGCGGTCATCCATGACGCGTCGTCGGTGATCACCGAGCTGCAGACGCCCAGCGCCCTGCGCGCGTTCGCCAGCGTGCTGGTTGTGCACGCCGTCGGCGCCGCCATCGGTGTGTGGTCCCGGGTGGGACGACGGGCGTTGGCGGCGTCGTCGCTGCCGTTATGGCTGGGCGATGCGCTGCGTGCGGCGTCCGCCGGTGTGCTGGCGTTGGTCGGGCTCTCCGGCATGGTCACGGCGGCCTCGTTGGTGGTGCATTGGGCGACGATGCAGGACCTCTACGGGATCACCGATTCGATATTCGGGCAGTTCAGCCTGACGGTGCTGTCGGTGCTTTACGCCCCCAACGTCATCGTCGGCACCTCGGCTATGGCGGTCGGGTCCAGCGCCCACCTGGGCTTCGCGACCTTCAGTTCGTTCACCGTCTTCGGCGGCGACATTCCGGCGCTGCCGATCCTGGCCGCGGCCCCCCGACCGCCGCTCGGGCCGGTATGGGTGGCGCTGCTCATCATCGGCGCGTCGTCCGGAGTGGCGGTCGGACAACAATGCGCCCGGCGCGCGCTGCCGCTGATCCCGGCGATGGCCAAGCTTCTGGTCGCTTCCGTCGCCGGGGCGTTGGCGATGTCCCTGCTCGCGTACGGCGGCAGCGGACGGCTGGGCAACTTCGGCGACGTCGGCGTCGACCAGGGCGCTCTGCTGATCGGGGTGTTCTTCTGGTTCTCGGTCGTGGGCGGCATCACGGTATTGATGAGCGGCGGCGTCAGGGCCAGGCCCCGGCGGCCCAAGCCCGTGCCGGCCGCGGCGGAAGAACCCGCGGACTTTGCGGAGGTCTCCGACGGGCCAGACGACGAACCGCCGGCCGAGCCGGACGACTTCCCCGGGCACGACGCGCCGGTGAGCGACGGCGGCGACGCGCCACCCCCCGAGGAGGCGGGGCCGACCGCGACCGACCGCGAGTCCGGCGAGTAG
- the purN gene encoding phosphoribosylglycinamide formyltransferase, which produces MAEPLHVPPSAPARVVVLASGTGSLLSSLLDAAVGEYPARVVAVGADRDCLATEIAARAAVPTFMARLGDHPDRAAWDAAITEAAAAYSPDLVVSAGFMKILGPQFLSRFYGRIINTHPALLPAFPGAHGVADALAYGVKVTGCTVHLVDAGTDTGPILAQQSVPVLDGDSVETLHERIKVTERKLLVDVVAEIATGGLTLVGRTATIGRKATQR; this is translated from the coding sequence GTGGCCGAACCGCTCCATGTGCCCCCGAGTGCGCCGGCGCGGGTAGTGGTGCTGGCATCGGGTACCGGGTCGCTGCTGAGCTCCCTGCTCGACGCCGCCGTCGGCGAGTACCCCGCCCGGGTGGTGGCGGTGGGCGCCGATCGCGACTGCCTGGCCACCGAGATCGCCGCGCGGGCGGCAGTCCCGACGTTCATGGCCCGGCTCGGCGACCACCCCGACCGCGCCGCCTGGGACGCGGCCATCACCGAAGCCGCCGCCGCTTACTCGCCCGATCTGGTGGTGTCGGCGGGGTTTATGAAAATACTTGGGCCCCAATTCCTTTCGCGGTTCTACGGGCGGATCATCAATACGCATCCGGCATTGTTGCCCGCCTTCCCGGGGGCACACGGGGTGGCCGACGCGTTGGCCTACGGCGTCAAGGTCACAGGTTGTACGGTGCACCTGGTGGACGCCGGCACGGACACCGGGCCGATTCTGGCGCAGCAATCCGTGCCGGTGCTCGACGGCGACAGCGTAGAGACCCTGCACGAACGCATCAAGGTCACCGAACGGAAGCTCCTGGTGGACGTGGTGGCCGAGATCGCGACCGGCGGCCTGACCCTGGTCGGGAGAACAGCGACGATCGGACGAAAGGCGACCCAGCGATGA
- the purH gene encoding bifunctional phosphoribosylaminoimidazolecarboxamide formyltransferase/IMP cyclohydrolase — MSTDDWPETAKRPIRRALISVYDKTGLVELARGLAEAGVEIVSTGSTAKTIAEKGIPVTRVEELTGFPEVLDGRVKTLHPRVHAGLLADLRKREHAAALEELGIAAFELVVVNLYPFSETVDSGASIDDCVEQIDIGGPSMVRAAAKNHPSVAVITDPRGYDGVLAAVRHGGFTLAERKKLAALAFQHTAEYDIAVAGWMESTLAPEHPPTAFPKWLGRSWSRSTMLRYGENPHQQAALYSDPGAWPGLAQAEQLHGKEMSYNNFTDADAAWRAAFDHEQICVAIIKHANPCGIAVSSESVADAHRKAHECDPLSAFGGVIATNTEVSLEMAEYVSTIFTEVIVAPAYAPEALTALTRKKNIRVLVASEPLTGGTELRPISGGLLVQQRDEFDAHGDNPANWTLATGSPADPATLSDLVFAWRACRAVKSNAIVIAGGGATIGVGMGQVNRVDAARLAVERGGDRVRGAVAASDAFFPFPDGLETLTAAGVKAIVHPGGSVRDEEVTAAAANAGVTLYLTGARHFAH; from the coding sequence ATGAGCACCGACGACTGGCCGGAGACGGCGAAAAGGCCGATCCGCCGCGCGTTGATCAGCGTCTACGACAAGACCGGACTCGTCGAACTCGCCCGGGGACTGGCGGAGGCGGGCGTGGAGATCGTCTCGACCGGATCGACCGCGAAGACCATTGCCGAAAAAGGGATTCCGGTCACCCGGGTGGAGGAGCTGACCGGCTTTCCCGAGGTGCTCGACGGCCGGGTCAAGACGCTGCACCCGCGGGTGCATGCCGGCCTGCTGGCGGATCTTCGCAAACGCGAGCACGCCGCGGCGCTCGAGGAACTCGGCATCGCGGCGTTCGAACTCGTCGTCGTCAACCTGTATCCGTTCAGCGAGACCGTTGATTCCGGCGCCAGCATCGACGACTGCGTCGAGCAGATCGACATCGGCGGGCCGTCGATGGTCCGCGCGGCCGCGAAGAACCACCCGAGCGTGGCGGTGATCACCGACCCGCGCGGCTATGACGGCGTGCTGGCCGCGGTGCGCCACGGCGGATTCACGCTCGCCGAGCGCAAGAAGCTGGCCGCGCTGGCGTTTCAGCACACCGCGGAATACGACATCGCCGTGGCGGGCTGGATGGAGTCGACGCTGGCGCCCGAGCATCCGCCGACGGCGTTCCCCAAGTGGCTGGGGCGCAGCTGGAGCCGCTCGACGATGCTGCGCTACGGCGAGAACCCGCATCAGCAGGCGGCGCTCTACAGCGACCCCGGCGCCTGGCCGGGACTGGCGCAAGCCGAGCAGCTGCACGGAAAAGAGATGTCCTACAACAACTTCACCGACGCGGACGCGGCCTGGCGGGCCGCCTTCGACCACGAACAGATCTGCGTCGCCATCATCAAGCACGCCAACCCCTGTGGGATCGCCGTCTCGTCGGAATCGGTGGCCGACGCGCACCGCAAGGCCCACGAATGCGATCCGCTGAGCGCCTTCGGCGGCGTCATCGCGACCAACACCGAGGTCAGCCTCGAGATGGCCGAATACGTGAGCACCATCTTCACCGAAGTCATCGTCGCGCCCGCGTACGCGCCGGAGGCTTTAACAGCCCTGACGCGCAAGAAGAACATCCGGGTCCTGGTGGCCTCCGAGCCGCTGACCGGAGGCACCGAGCTGCGGCCGATCAGCGGTGGGCTGCTGGTCCAGCAACGTGACGAGTTCGACGCGCACGGCGACAACCCGGCCAACTGGACGCTGGCGACGGGATCACCGGCCGACCCGGCGACGCTGAGCGACCTGGTCTTCGCGTGGCGGGCGTGCCGGGCGGTCAAGTCGAACGCCATCGTGATCGCGGGCGGCGGCGCGACCATCGGCGTCGGCATGGGGCAGGTGAACCGGGTCGACGCCGCTCGGCTGGCCGTCGAACGTGGTGGCGACCGGGTCCGCGGCGCGGTCGCCGCCTCGGACGCCTTCTTCCCGTTCCCCGACGGGCTGGAAACGCTGACCGCCGCCGGGGTGAAGGCGATAGTGCACCCCGGAGGTTCCGTGCGCGACGAGGAGGTGACCGCGGCGGCGGCCAACGCCGGTGTCACGTTGTACCTCACCGGGGCCCGCCACTTCGCTCACTGA